The Mangrovibacterium diazotrophicum DNA window CTATTTTATTCTTCATCATCAATCTACTTTACGCTGTCCAAAACCAACACATAGTCGTGTCCGTCGCCGGCATCTCCCGGAGGATCGAACGATTGCACACCGGTATTTTCAAATTCTCCAATTGCAGAGAACTGTCCGTTTCGTGGGTTGAACCAACTGGCAGTTACTTTGTCGCCAGCAATTTTACCCATCTGAACCGGAATATCGCGACCATTATAACTGTAAATGAATGCGTAGTCGTTGCCACGGGTTGCGATCAGGAAATCATACTTTTCGCCATTCTCACCGGCAATCAAACTTTGATCGGGTACCCGTTCAAAATAAGGGCGCGACAGCATCAACTCTTTCACATATTTCATTTGGTTTGCACCCGGATCGTTAATCGCTTTTGTCCAATAATCTTTAGCGCCGTAAGCAGCCGCTTTGTCGCCAGGCTGGTAAAACTGCATCACGGCACTGTGGCCGTAGGTGTAGCCAAAAGCCCCTGCAAATACCGACCAATAAGCGTAGCGACGCACATCAGCATCGTTCCAGAACGGTTGCAAAGTATCGTGTAATCCCTGCGGAATTCCTTCGTAAGAAGGTTCGCCGTCGATTGTTGGGCGAACAGGAGTCAAATCCCAGTCTTCAAAAATGTACTTGTAGTTGTCCTGCGCATAGCCGCGCTCGGTGTCATCCTGATCGTAACGACGGTGACCGGACTGGATCATATTGAAATCCATCCAGGGCTCATCCAAAAACCAGTCGTTCGACTGCATCCGGCCACGCGGGTGGAAGGTAATTAGGTGATTGGGATCGTTATCTCTCAGCGCATTCCCCAAAATATTCCAGGTGGCAGTTGAGTCGCTTCCAAAAGTGTCGCCGCCATTCAACCAAATAATATTTTTGCGGTCCTTGTAGCGGTCGGCAATCCATTTGCCGTAAACAGCAGCTTCGTCGCGCAAAACACCGCCATCTTTCACATTATTGCCCCACACCGGAACCAAGGCCATGTACAAGCCTTTTTCGGCCGCCAAATCGATGGCATAATCCATGTTGTCCCAGTAATCATATTGAATTGAATCGCTGAAGTCATTTCCTTCAGTAACATTCGGCATTGACACATTGTGATCAACCAAAGCTGAATCGCCGTAAACATTCACCGCGCCCAAGCCATGTAACACCATCACCTGGATAACGTTGAAACCTTGCTCTTTTCTAGTTTCCAGGTAGTTTTCAGTCTCTTCGCGATTCAATTTTGTAAAGAGCAACCAGCCGGTATCGCCCAGCCAAAAGAAAGGCTCGCCATCTTCCGTTTCGAAAAAACGATGGTTAGCCGACACTTTTAATAATTCCATTCCTTTGGGTTCTTCCTTTTTTGCCGCTGGCTGACATGCCGCCAACGTCAATACCGACAAACCCGCAACGAGTAGATTTTTCATTTTCATTTGTTTCTGTTTTATGCTTTGTTTAGCTGTTTTTTTCTCTGTTTCCAACCGACCCAGGTCAGCGAAATATCGGTTGCTCCGCCTTTACAACAAAGGCTTCCAACGTAACCGACTACAATCAGCACCACATGGCTGTACACACCAATCATGTATTTATGCTGCGTGTAATTGAAATTTCCCAAATTCAAAAGAATGGTCTTTTTGCCTTCCATTCCAATCGGTGTTGAAGTGAGCAGCGCCCATGCCGTAAAGAGAATGCTGGCTCCGATTCCCCAATACAGACCTTGCTTGTTGGCCCGTGTACTGAAAATTCCCAATAAGAACATACCCGCAATACCGCCCGAGAAAATAGCGTAAAGTGTAAAGATGATTCCAAGAACGCCCTCGCTACCGGCATTCACATAGAACAAGGCCACGCCGATTGCACCCAAACCAGCCAAAACGATGAACAAGCGTCCCATCATCAATTGCTGTTTGTCGGTACTTTTCGGGAAAATGCGTTTGTAATAGTCTTCCATCAAAATCGCCGAAAGGCAGTTCAAATCCGAGTCGAGGCTGGAAATAGCTGCTGCCATCAATGCCGACAAAATCAAGCCAACAATACCAACCGGCAGTTTTGTTAAAATGAAATAAGGGAACACAGCGTCCGCCTCAATATCGGCAGGTAACGGAGCCCCGGTAATTTTATAGTACGAAAACAATGCAGTTCCAATAAACATGAACATGGCCCAAACAGGAACACTCAGCAAAACCCCGATCAATGAGGCTTTGATAGCTGCTTTGTCCGTCTTCGCTGTCAAATAGCGCTGTACGATTGTTTGGTCGGTTCCGTATTTCTGAATGGCGTAAAACACACCATTTAATGCCATTACCCAAAAGGTAAGATGCACAAAATTCCAATCAAACGGGCCAAAGCCAATTCGGTCGCTTGCCATCGCCACGCGCCAAACTTCCATCGGGCCACCTTCCGGCGTAAACAACAAAATGCCAAGAGCTATCACACCTCCGATGATCAGCAAGAAACCCTGGATCACATCCAGCCAGATAACTGCTTCAATTCCGCCTAACATTGTAAGAAGAATTACTGCAGCTCCGATAATCCAAATAATCGTTACAGTATCCAATCCAATCATTTTACTCAACGCCAACGAAATCAGAAAAAACACCGTTCCCATCTTGGAAAAGTGGGTCAGGATGAAGCTTATCGACGTGTAAAAACGGGCAAATTTACCGAAACGTTTTTCAAAGTATTCGTAGGTACTTAGCTGAATGACATGCCGAAATAGAGGCACAACAAATCCCACAATCGCAACAAGAACAATCGGCACCATCAAGCCCTGAACCAGCCGAATCCAGTTTGAAGTATAACCTTCACCGGGATAGGCCAAAAATGTGATACTGCTGATCAGTGTTGCCAAAATCGAAATACCAATCGCCCAGGAAGGAATCGATCCGGCAGCTTTGAAATAGTTGTTGGTATCTTTTTGACGTTTCGAGAACCAAAAGCCGACTCCCAGGGAGACGACCAAGGTCAGAAACATGATAAAGTAGTCGAGGAAATGTATGTTCGGTGTAGGATTCATCGCGTCTAGATCTGATTAGTTTAATTGGTTGGTTTGATATTTTTTTTTTGGCTTCGTTTAATTTAGTTCAGGAATAATACATTCGGGCCAGAGGTAACTGCCCGGTTTGGTGACCAAGCACAAGCCCGGATAATCGTCCACCTCCATTTCAATAATACCGTAATCCAACTCGCCAACCGGCCTCAAACTGGTTATTTTTAGCTTTTGGAAGATCTGGGCCGCTGTTGCACCACCTTCAATGTACAGCTCCTGAATTTTCGTCAACTCAAAAATTTTCTTCACCAACAGCCCGATTTCTTTTCGGATTCGGTCGGGAGAGATTGACGGTACTTTCGAACTTGTAAAGATAGTTGTAATGACGACTTTCCGTTCCTGCCCCAACCAGGATGCCACATTTTCGGCCATTTCCTGAATCGTAGACGGATCTTTATCCGAAAGTTTGAAGTAGTCTTCAGACAAGTTGATAAACATCAAGCCTGCCATTTTCATCTTTTTGAAAAGCTCGAACGTTTTGGGGAAAGTGCTGCCAAAAATAAACAGCGAATGATGTTCCTCGCTACTGTTGAACTCGACGTCTGCTCTTTGCGATTCGTGGTTCTTCATCAGAATTGCCTCGAAGAATC harbors:
- a CDS encoding glycoside hydrolase family 140 protein, giving the protein MKNLLVAGLSVLTLAACQPAAKKEEPKGMELLKVSANHRFFETEDGEPFFWLGDTGWLLFTKLNREETENYLETRKEQGFNVIQVMVLHGLGAVNVYGDSALVDHNVSMPNVTEGNDFSDSIQYDYWDNMDYAIDLAAEKGLYMALVPVWGNNVKDGGVLRDEAAVYGKWIADRYKDRKNIIWLNGGDTFGSDSTATWNILGNALRDNDPNHLITFHPRGRMQSNDWFLDEPWMDFNMIQSGHRRYDQDDTERGYAQDNYKYIFEDWDLTPVRPTIDGEPSYEGIPQGLHDTLQPFWNDADVRRYAYWSVFAGAFGYTYGHSAVMQFYQPGDKAAAYGAKDYWTKAINDPGANQMKYVKELMLSRPYFERVPDQSLIAGENGEKYDFLIATRGNDYAFIYSYNGRDIPVQMGKIAGDKVTASWFNPRNGQFSAIGEFENTGVQSFDPPGDAGDGHDYVLVLDSVK
- a CDS encoding sodium:solute symporter, which gives rise to MNPTPNIHFLDYFIMFLTLVVSLGVGFWFSKRQKDTNNYFKAAGSIPSWAIGISILATLISSITFLAYPGEGYTSNWIRLVQGLMVPIVLVAIVGFVVPLFRHVIQLSTYEYFEKRFGKFARFYTSISFILTHFSKMGTVFFLISLALSKMIGLDTVTIIWIIGAAVILLTMLGGIEAVIWLDVIQGFLLIIGGVIALGILLFTPEGGPMEVWRVAMASDRIGFGPFDWNFVHLTFWVMALNGVFYAIQKYGTDQTIVQRYLTAKTDKAAIKASLIGVLLSVPVWAMFMFIGTALFSYYKITGAPLPADIEADAVFPYFILTKLPVGIVGLILSALMAAAISSLDSDLNCLSAILMEDYYKRIFPKSTDKQQLMMGRLFIVLAGLGAIGVALFYVNAGSEGVLGIIFTLYAIFSGGIAGMFLLGIFSTRANKQGLYWGIGASILFTAWALLTSTPIGMEGKKTILLNLGNFNYTQHKYMIGVYSHVVLIVVGYVGSLCCKGGATDISLTWVGWKQRKKQLNKA